In the Tetrapisispora phaffii CBS 4417 chromosome 10, complete genome genome, GACAACTTTTGGGGTGAAGGTTCTGATGAGGAAGAATCTGGTAATGAAATCGCCGATTCGGATGATGATGTAAAATTTGATTCGGATGATGAAGAAGGCGATTCAAATATCAAGAACACACATGATGATGGAAATGAACCTAGGTTCGGGAAGAAAGTCAAAGATGTACCTTGTCCTGAATCACAGGATGAGCTTatagaatatttaaaaaaaataccaTTCCCAGAACAACCGCAAGCTATCAAAAAAGTAATCCAACAATATCAACCTAAATTAGCCGAAGgcaacaaagaaaaaatggGTGTTTTTACTGGTTTAATATTAAGATacatattgtttttatctAACCAAAACTATACTAAAAACATCAATGAATTTAgagaattacaaaaatcGTTGGTTTCAATTTTACACAAGATGGCTGCCAAATACAACCATTCATTATCCCAATGTTGTAGagatattatttatgaaatccaagaaaaatttaagtCTTCTCATTCCGTCCAGATCAGTGACTTGATTTTCTTTAGCATTGTTGGTATGATTTTCTCCACATCTGATCAATACCATCTAGTTGTCACACCTTCTACAATTTTGATGAGTGAGATATTagaacaattaaaatttaacagCATCGATAGACTGATGTACGGGAGTGTATTATGTCGCATACTATTGAAGTACCAAAGACTTTCAAAGAGATACTTCCCTGAAATGTTATATTTCTACGAGAAAGCATTAGTTACACTGTTGAATGATGATGGTTTAGCTTTCAACGATGCCATCAAGAGTATTAGAAGAGACAGTTATTCACTTGCAATTGGGAAAGATGCCGACTTTACCGGATTTGAAAACAGAACTATCCACTTGCatgaaatcattaatttaaGCAACAACTCTGGTTCTGCCGACGACAATATTGAACACAAAAAGatgttattgttaaatAACATCTTCAAGTTAGTTGACGACAGCGTCACCGTGATCTGGAAGAGTTTACCTAGTTTTAACGAAATCACCCAATCGATCCATTCGATTGTGGAGCTATACAAGCAGAATGTCCCTTCATTAGAAGCCAGATGCGAGACGTTGTTGAACCAGATGGATAGGGTgaagaacaacaacaagCAGATCCCCTTGACTTTGCAAAACCACAAGCCAGTCTCGATCCCATCCAGAACGCCTAAATTTGAAGAGAACTATAACCCAGAAAAGAAATCGTACGACCCTGACAGAACTAGACAGGAGATCAACAAGGTCAAGGCTCAATTGAAGAAGGAGCGTAAGTTTACTATGAAGGAGATCCGTAAGGACTCACGCTTCGAGGCCAGACAAAGAATCgagaaacaaaagaaagaaagcGACGAGTACCGCAGCAAGATGTCGCACATCATCAACACCATCAATACTGAGGAAGGTGCtgaaaagaataaatatgaGAGGGAGAAGAGACTCCGTGGCTCGAAGTGatttatatagatatagCGAACTGTCCTTTTATATGCTTCATAAGAAATACATAAGACTTATATCCTCGAACTGTGACGCCGTTGTGTGTGCCGCCGTTGTCATAGGGGGACCTCGCGCCGGACATGCAGATGCGACGGCGCACGGAGTGGCTGCAGAGAAAACGGAAAAAGATAGCGAGCGCATCCACATTATCCTGCGCTGGAGATATTTCCGCGGAACGGAAAAACCTTGCAACGAGATCTCTGTGCAACGCCGTGGCCCAGATCCCCTGCTGCCCGCCCTGCCGTCCCAGGCGTACATAAGTGTCCGAATCATTGcagtgtatgtgacagaactaagcGTCTATGACACTTAGAGTTCAGGACTATTTGATCACTTACTGCTTGGAAAGCAGGTTttagaacaatcttccagATGATAGATGAGAATTTTTCACTGCAATGTAACTGGCTATgtgataaacacagatgtacaataaGGATctaaagatcttaggagAATGAATGAACACA is a window encoding:
- the NOP14 gene encoding snoRNA-binding rRNA-processing protein NOP14 (similar to Saccharomyces cerevisiae NOP14 (YDL148C); ancestral locus Anc_7.327) codes for the protein MAGSQLKNLKATLKAHGLTGQTNIKKNKKNTKRKAREYDREERAKVIAKIREDFNPFEVKTTKTKKKNAEKAHHLVAVGKPGISKQIGEDQRKVAYEARNSQKNRRGGLVDRRFGESNKNITEEERMLERFTREKQSQSRKNKQKLFNLEDNEDSNDIFGDVSTDMFGNQLTHLGQSLANDDGDFAEGDLGGFSKRGYEEDGLGEPSGPVKKKTKAEVMKEIISKSKFYKGERQKAQMKMEEQIDDLDDNFDDIFSELKSSEKAVKKEAIVPKEAVDKDYDIKVKELLLEKRAAPAERTKTEEEIKKEADEHKKKLEQQRLARMQGILEDEDGREQGVEDLDDNFWGEGSDEEESGNEIADSDDDVKFDSDDEEGDSNIKNTHDDGNEPRFGKKVKDVPCPESQDELIEYLKKIPFPEQPQAIKKVIQQYQPKLAEGNKEKMGVFTGLILRYILFLSNQNYTKNINEFRELQKSLVSILHKMAAKYNHSLSQCCRDIIYEIQEKFKSSHSVQISDLIFFSIVGMIFSTSDQYHLVVTPSTILMSEILEQLKFNSIDRLMYGSVLCRILLKYQRLSKRYFPEMLYFYEKALVTLLNDDGLAFNDAIKSIRRDSYSLAIGKDADFTGFENRTIHLHEIINLSNNSGSADDNIEHKKMLLLNNIFKLVDDSVTVIWKSLPSFNEITQSIHSIVELYKQNVPSLEARCETLLNQMDRVKNNNKQIPLTLQNHKPVSIPSRTPKFEENYNPEKKSYDPDRTRQEINKVKAQLKKERKFTMKEIRKDSRFEARQRIEKQKKESDEYRSKMSHIINTINTEEGAEKNKYEREKRLRGSK